From Ipomoea triloba cultivar NCNSP0323 chromosome 5, ASM357664v1, the proteins below share one genomic window:
- the LOC116020327 gene encoding uncharacterized protein LOC116020327, which yields MPLVLKNLYTGVDDASKNFRTCVRTYNNTFAFTSLGIHQYDKNLCKRNKGIYTFKVQGQIYHFINDLLPDGCPPRNLQLYFYDTDHEIQNRVESVARLEENIVKALIEVMSCNPYANFFRSLKDVVHSDDFSILLNSSPSLDQRLYNSPTASQVAAVWIEDYDGVEDNRNIRVYAHCGRSQNIQYYYGCYDPLQYPLLFPFGDVGWHEGIQRALQSRNLQPLGYVNSLSINANTQLSVDDLIRAEEAVFREGRKRSSISCREYYAYKFQVRASDNSLLLHTGRLFQQFIVDIYIKVETQRLDYFRKKQQLFRSENFQGLVDSVGTGAVFGNEVGRRVILPSSFIGGPRDMRGRYMDAMSLVQNFGKPDMFLTMTCNPNWPEIKGLLQYNDDAQNRPDLIARVFHAKMQELKNDITKKQFFGEIAAYTYVIEFQKRGLPHAHFLIILKDKCHAMSPSFVDNFVSAEIPDKHLQPALYDLVKKHMVHGPCGFLNPNCPCMTQRKCKSAPTCKSKYPKLFSNATEFADDSYPIYKRRNTPFLVHVKGFNLDNRWIVPYNPQLLLKFDCHINVEVCASIKSVKYIYKYIYKGHDRVSMTLGDNTDDRVIDEIKEYQNARWISPPEAAWRIFGFAIAEMKPAVIQLQIHLENSQYINFYGHERITYIVSREESSRTMLTEFFAMNLSSDFARTLNLLYVEFPCYFVWCKSSKSWKPRKQLTVIGRLVAVNPTEGERTVNGQITSSFRDAAEKLGLLAGDFIVEASLNEAVLFQMPSSLRTFFATLLIFCDISNPISLWMKYKTHMCQDLLRTGLHTNAEAESLVLKMIANIVQEMGKKTKDFCLFDLLESYDFPGRVTNEILHEKNLPVSEADLLAIHKLNACQRAAFKTITDAVLGNKPSAFFVDGPGGTGKTFLYRCLLAFVRSKGLIALATATSGIAASILPGGRTAHSRFKLPLDGTDKYVCNIGKHTADASLLRHSKLILWDEASMAHRNIVESLDITLKDIMDCQDLFGGKVIVFGGDFRQTLPVVRHGKKEDFIAASLVKSTSIWPHICRLTLVENMRAQADPTFASYLMKIVFVICIV from the exons ATGCCTTTGGTGTTGAAAAACCTGTACACTGGAGTTGATGATGCTTCAAAGAATTTCCGTACATGTGTTAGGACTTATAACAACACATTTGCTTTTACTTCGCTTGGCATTCATCAGTATGATAAAAATCTTTGTAAGCGTAATAAAGGCATATATACGTTCAAAGTTCAAGGgcaaatatatcattttatcaATGACTTATTGCCTGATGGTTGTCCGCCGCGCAATTTGCAACTCTATTTTTATGACACTGACCATGAAATTCAAAATCGAGTTGAAAGTGTTGCTAGATTGGAAGAGAACATTGTCAAAGCTTTGATAGAAGTCATGTCTTGCAATCCATACgcaaatttctttagaagtcTTAAGGATGTTGTTCACTCTGATGACTTTAGTATTTTGTTGAACTCTTCACCTTCATTGGATCAAAGACTTTATAATTCGCCAACTGCTTCTCAAGTTGCTGCTGTATGGATTGAAGACTATGATGGAGTTGAAGATAATAGGAATATTAGGGTATATGCACATTGTGGTCGGTCACAAAATATTCAATACTATTATGGTTGTTATGATCCATTACAATACCCTTTGTTATTCCCATTTGGTGATGTTGGATGGCATGAGGGTATTCAAAGAGCCTTGCAATCAAGGAATTTACAACCTCTTGGTTATGTAAATTCTTTATCTATTAATGCAAACACTCAATTATCTGTTGATGATCTAATTCGAGCAGAGGAAGCGGTGTTTCGAGAAGGTAGGAAGCGCTCCTCAATATCGTGCAGAGAATATTATGCATACAAATTTCAGGTTCGAGCAAGTGATAATTCTCTATTATTACATACTGGAAGATTATTTCAACAATTTATTgttgacatatatattaaagttgaaACACAAAGGCTAgattattttaggaaaaaacaACAGTTGTTTAGGTCTGAAAACTTTCAAGGCCTCGTTGATAGCGTTGGAACGGGTGCTGTGTTTGGTAATGAGGTCGGACGCAGAGTTATTTTGCCATCGTCATTCATTGGAGGTCCTAGAGATATGCGTGGTCGATATATGGATGCAATGTCCCTTGTCCAAAACTTTGGCAAACCTGATATGTTTTTAACCATGACATGTAACCCTAATTGGCCTGAAATTAAAGGCCTTTTGCAATACAATGACGATGCACAAAATAGGCCAGACTTGATTGCAAGAGTGTTCCACGCAAAAATGCAGGAACTTAAGAATGATATTACAAAGAAACAATTTTTTGGCGAAATTGCTGCATACACTTATGTAATCGAGTTCCAAAAGAGAGGATTGCCACATGCTCATTTCCTTATTATTCTAAAAGACAAATGTCATGCAATGTCtccttcttttgttgataattttGTATCGGCAGAAATACCAGATAAACATCTTCAACCTGCGTTGTACGATCTTGTAAAAAAACATATGGTTCATGGTCCTTGTGGTTTTCTTAATCCAAATTGCCCTTGCATGACACAAAGGAAATGCAAATCCGCACCTACTTGTAAAAGTAAATACCCCAAACTATTTAGCAATGCCACTGAGTTTGCTGATGACTCTTACCCTATTTATAAGAGACGCAATACACCCTTTTTGGTTCatgttaaagggtttaatcTTGATAATAGATGGATAGTGCCTTATAATCCCCAGTTATTACTTAAGTTTGATTGCCATATAAATGTGGAAGTCTGTGCCAGTATTAAGTCTGTGAAgtacatttataaatatatttacaaaggCCATGATAGAGTAAGCATGACTTTGGGTGATAACACTGATGATCGTGTgattgatgaaattaaagaataccAAAATGCAAGATGGATCTCGCCCCCTGAAGCTGCATGGCGCATATTTGGATTTGCAATTGCAGAGATGAAGCCTGCTGTTATACAGTTGCAGATACATTTAGAAAACtcacaatatatcaatttttatggCCATGAAAGGATAACCTACATAGTAAGCAGAGAAGAGTCGTCTCGTACTATGTTAACTGAATTCTTTGCAATGAATCTTTCAAGTGATTTTGCAAGAACTTTGAACTTGCTTTATGTAGAATTCCCTTGCTATTTTGTTTGGTGTAAGTCAAGCAAGTCTTGGAAACCTAGAAAACAGCTTACAGTTATAGGCAGACTTGTTGCTGTTAATCCAACTGAGGGAGAACG AACTGTCAATGGTCAAATCACTTCATCTTTTCGTGATGCTGCTGAAAAACTAGGATTACTTGCAGGAGATTTCATTGTTGAAGCATCGTTGAATGAAGCAGTATTATTCCAAATGCCTTCAAGTTTGCGTACTTTTTTTGCAACGCTTCTCATCTTTTGTGATATTTCCAATCCTATTTCATTATGGATgaaatacaaaacacacatgTGTCAAGACTTATTAAGGACAGGCTTGCACACCAATGCTGAGGCTGAATCATTAGTCCTAAAGATGATTGCTAATATAGTACAAGAAATGGGCAAGAAAACAAAAGACTTCTGCCTATTTGATCTATTGGAATCTTATGATTTCCCAGGACGTGTTACTAATGAGATTTTACATGAAAAGAACCTTCCAGTTTCTGAGGCAGATCTTTTAGCTATTCACAAACTTAATGCTTGCCAGCGAGCAGCTTTCAAAACTATAACAGATGCTGTTTTAGGTAATAAACCTAGTGCATTTTTTGTTGATGGCCCTGGTGGTACAGGAAAAACATTCTTATATCGCTGTTTACTAGCATTTGTACGTTCTAAAGGTTTGATCGCCCTTGCAACTGCAACTTCTGGCATAGCTGCATCTATACTACCTGGCGGTCGCACAGCACATTCTCGCTTCAAGCTCCCACTTGATGGCACTGATaagtatgtatgtaatatagGTAAACATACTGCTGATGCGAGTTTACTTCGCCATAGTAAATTGATTCTTTGGGATGAAGCATCCATGGCACATAGGAATATAGTTGAGAGCCTTGATATAACACTTAAAGATATAATGGATTGTCAAGATTTATTTGGGGGAAAAGTCATTGTATTTGGAGGAGATTTTAGGCAAACATTACCAGTTGTAAGAcatggaaagaaagaagatttcATTGCAGCATCTTTGGTTAAGTCAACTTCTATATGGCCGCACATTTGTCGTTTGACTTTAGTTGAGAACATGCGTGCACAGGCTGATCCTACATTTGCAAGTTACTTGATGAAGATAG TCTTCGTTATATGCATTGTTTGA